A genomic window from Vitis riparia cultivar Riparia Gloire de Montpellier isolate 1030 chromosome 18, EGFV_Vit.rip_1.0, whole genome shotgun sequence includes:
- the LOC117905712 gene encoding uncharacterized protein LOC117905712, protein MQNGTINLLWFVGIKTKIADPYLKGIVIPMQDNNSECVSEISSKVSELKEALYSLNSLEIKLKAPKEELLQTCIAKSLTWAEKEPSVDCDEAFVPSLAERISFAALQPVTGSTQSELLELQREKLRAMDVRETLERIDDSLQLVRKSISMVVAKLAIQSLEVQ, encoded by the exons ATGCAGAATGGAACTATTAATCTATTATGGTTTGTtggaattaaaacaaaaatt GCAGATCCATACTTGAAAGGTATAGTCATTCCAATGCAGGACAATAATTCTGAATGTGTGAGTGAAATAAGCTCTAAAGTTTCAGAACTTAAGGAGGCTCTTTACAGTTTGAATAGCTTGGAGATCAAACTAAAG GCTCCTAAGGAGGAATTGTTGCAAACATGTATTGCCAAGTCCTTAACGTGGGCAGAAAAGGAGCCTTCTGTGGATTGTGATGAAGCTTTTGTTCCATCATTGGCTGAACGAATATCCTTTGCAGCACTTCAACCTGTAACAG GATCAACTCAATCAGAATTGCTGGAGTTGCAGAGAGAGAAGTTAAGAGCCATGGATGTCAGAGAAACACTAGAAAGGATAGATGATTCTTTACAACTCGTTAGAAAGTCTATTTCCATGGTTGTAGCCAAGCTCGCCATTCAATCACTGGAGGTTCAGTAA